The window AAAAAGACTCCCATAATCTTTAGTGTAAATGTTGCCATCCATTGATTTGAAGACGATCAACAATGGACCATCAATGTGACAAGCAATTGGAGGCCGATCTATCAACAATAGCAATGAAGAACCAATGTAGATAAGAATGTAGACGAATGTGAGGGGGGGTGTGATTCAAACGGTAACTGTCTATGCTTTATTCATCTACCTTACCATTTATCCAACTTGCTTCTTACAGATTATTCATCTACAACACTCTCCGTACATTCATGCCTAGCTTGAAATAAGGGCTCacataatttatatataaaaaaaaaactctaagaCTTAGAAAATGTTGCACCTGTCATGGAAATATGCCAGCATCATGTCCACTTTTTTGAAGTACCACCTTCTCCATTTCTTCCATAAAATAAGTGGTCCATAGACAGCTCCAATTCCTGCAATGTAACCCAATTGTATTGATATGAGCTGCCAATTGACGTGTCCTGTTGATTGCGAATCCACACTGTCGGGTGTAGATGGTGGCAGCGCACATTTTCTTGTCAGTGGTGGCCCGCATAATCTTGGGTTTCCAATGTAGGTATCATTGTTAAATGTTGAGAATTGATTGGCAAATGGTATGCTTCCGACAAGTTGGTTATAGGAGAGATTCAACACTGCGAGAAATGTCAGGCTTAACAGTTGCTGAGGAATCTCTTCTGAAAGATTGTTTTGAGAGAGATCTAATGACTCAAGCTGAGTCAATTTCCCAAGCGACGCTGGAATTGGGCCTGTAAACCCATTGCGTGACAAGTTAAGAATGTGGAGCAACTTGAGATCTCCTATTACCTTCGGAATCTCTCCTTCAAAATGGTTGTTCGAAAGATCTATGGATGTAAAGATGGTCAAGATCTTCACGAGTTCCATATCTAGCCCTTTGCTTGTGATCGTCACTGTGTCCTGGTAGTACAGAGAGGTTAGATTCAGGAATCTGTATCTGATGATCTGATCGTAGAGACCTGGGTCTTCATCCTCCTTCCCGGATATCATGGCATGCAAACTTTGGAAGAAGTGCTGAGGCATATTACCTGAAAAACCGTTTGCAGAGAGGTCTATAATTCGTAGCATTGGGAAGGACCGATTATGGGGCCACAAAATAGAACCATTGAATCTGTTCGATCGCAAAACAAGAACCCGCAATTTGGATAGAGTATCCAAATAGTAAGGAAAAGGGCCatttatttgattgtttccaaCGTCAAGAACCTCTAGATCTCTACATTTGGCCAATGATCTTGGCAACTGCCCTTCTAGTCGATTTCCATGTAGGTCTAGCGTCCTTAGACTGCAGTTCACACTTGAAATCTCAGGTATTATGCCCGTAAAGCGATTGTTCCTAAGATTCAGTATGCTGAGCACATTGCTAATCTCAATCAAACATTCTGGAATCAAGCCGCTCAAGCTGTTTTTAGACAGATCAAGGACTTGCAAATTAATTGCATTCCAGATGGATGGAGGGATTTCACCGCTGATCTTGTTGCCTGATATTGAAAAGAAAATGGTGTACTCGAGGGAGTTGGTGAAGTTAGACGGGATGACCGATGTGAAACTGTTATAGGAGTAATCCAGGACGATGATAGATGGAGGTGGAAGCGGAATCGATCCTCGCAGTTGATTGGAATGAACGTCGAGTAGGGACAACATATTGATCGATGATAGATTGCCAGGTAGCTCGAGACTCATCAGCAAATTACGAGAAAGATTCAGAGAAATCAAATGCCCATTTCCAATCTTCCACACCCACTGGGGTATTTCTCCGTAGATGTTGTTGTTGGAAAGGTCCAGATGCTCCATCTTCGATTGGTTTTTCAAGAATTCTGGGAATTCTGTTAGGTTGCAAGAACCCAAATACAATCTCCCAAGCTGGGGAAAGGAATGATTAGTCCCATGAGTGTTGACTGACAAGTAGTTATCTGAAAGATCGAGGCGCGAGAGGTTCTTGAGGTTCTGGAGCATGGCTAGCTGCACGGTGCCATTGAACTTGTTGGACGAGAGATCGAGTACCTTAAGCCCCGCGAGCTTGAAGAGTGAATGTGGAATCTGACCTTGCAGCTGATTGTTGCTCAAATAAACCGTCTGCAATGTTCGTGAAGCATTAGTGAACTCATCGAGTTGCCCAGCGAGTTGGTTTTGGCTGAGGTGTAATGCCCGCAGCGATGGGAGAGTAAACAGAGATGAGGGTATCTGCCCATTCAGCGAATTGTTCCGTAGGTCAAGCACTTTTAGCTTGTGAAGTCCATCTCCAAAGGAGTTAGGGATTGTGCCATTTAAATAATTAGAAGAAAGGACTATCTCGGCAACGCTCTTCAACGATTTCAGAGGTGGAATTGGACCGCTGAAAGCATTCCATGAAAGGTCCAACAGAACCAGCTCCGTAAGACTCTCCAGAGACGGGATCGTGCCACTGAAATTGTTCATTGAAAGGTCCAAATACGTGAGATTGGAAAGGTTATCCAGACTCGGAATCGAACCGTTAAATCTATTCGATGAAAGGTCCAAATGAACAAGTCCCCCAGTATTCCTCACAGAATACGGGATTTGACCAGAGAATTCGCAACTACCAATCTGTAATTTGATCAAGTGCCTGAGATTACCGAAGGAATATGGAAACTCCCCGGAAAATCTGGTGTCGGAGAGTACCAACGTTTGTAAAGCATTTTCCGGAGGCAATTCAGCAGGGAAAGAACCATTGAGAAATGGATTGGCCGATACATCGAGAATCTCCAACTTGGGCAATTGAAATATCTTTGCAGGGAATTCTCCCTGCAGATTGCAAGAACTGAGGCGGAGAGATGTCAAATTAGTAAAATCCGACAAGAACTCGGGCACTGCGGAAGAGATTTTTACACCGTCGAGATGGAGTTTTGTCAATCCCGACCAGTTCCGAAGGAGCTTTTCGATGCTTGGATCTTTTAGTTTGAGAGAAGGGTTGCTGAGAAAAAAGGTAGATATATCGAGCGAGACCAGATTACGCATGTGAGCAATCGCAGGCGGGATTTGGCCAGTAAAACCCGCATTGGAGAGGTTGAGATGCGTGAGATTTGTGAGTGAATCT of the Magnolia sinica isolate HGM2019 chromosome 7, MsV1, whole genome shotgun sequence genome contains:
- the LOC131250861 gene encoding receptor-like protein 33; translated protein: MQSESIILELLCSSHLSHNPSFSQSIPMRFQLSHVFLLFSHISFFISPRIVSAQCHEDQKIALLQIFSNHSALPSWTSNNSDCCLWYGITCDNTTGLVISLDVSSCYISGRINSSNLASLSSLQSLNLSHNYFYSPIPPNLDSLTNLTHLNLSNAGFTGQIPPAIAHMRNLVSLDISTFFLSNPSLKLKDPSIEKLLRNWSGLTKLHLDGVKISSAVPEFLSDFTNLTSLRLSSCNLQGEFPAKIFQLPKLEILDVSANPFLNGSFPAELPPENALQTLVLSDTRFSGEFPYSFGNLRHLIKLQIGSCEFSGQIPYSVRNTGGLVHLDLSSNRFNGSIPSLDNLSNLTYLDLSMNNFSGTIPSLESLTELVLLDLSWNAFSGPIPSLFTLPSLRALHLSQNQLAGQLDEFTNASRTLQTVYLSNNQLQGQIPHSLFKLAGLKVLDLSSNKFNGTVQLAMLQNLKNLSRLDLSDNYLSVNTHGTNHSFPQLGRLYLGSCNLTEFPEFLKNQSKMEHLDLSNNNIYGEIPQWVWKIGNGHLISLNLSRNLLMSLELPGNLSSINMLSLLDVHSNQLRGSIPLPPPSIIVLDYSYNSFTSVIPSNFTNSLEYTIFFSISGNKISGEIPPSIWNAINLQVLDLSKNSLSGLIPECLIEISNVLSILNLRNNRFTGIIPEISSVNCSLRTLDLHGNRLEGQLPRSLAKCRDLEVLDVGNNQINGPFPYYLDTLSKLRVLVLRSNRFNGSILWPHNRSFPMLRIIDLSANGFSGNMPQHFFQSLHAMISGKEDEDPGLYDQIIRYRFLNLTSLYYQDTVTITSKGLDMELVKILTIFTSIDLSNNHFEGEIPKVIGDLKLLHILNLSRNGFTGPIPASLGKLTQLESLDLSQNNLSEEIPQQLLSLTFLAVLNLSYNQLVGSIPFANQFSTFNNDTYIGNPRLCGPPLTRKCALPPSTPDSVDSQSTGHVNWQLISIQLGYIAGIGAVYGPLILWKKWRRWYFKKVDMMLAYFHDRCNIF